The proteins below are encoded in one region of Paenacidovorax monticola:
- a CDS encoding YgfZ/GcvT domain-containing protein, with translation MIRVEGEDAASFLQGQLTQDFALLTPQQARLAAYLTAKGRMQASFIGFKRSGTEILLVCSRDLLAATLKRLSMFVLRAKARLTDATADFALLGIAGDAVASVAGGTQPAWAKADLGAACIVHLYPADGQPRALWVAPAGTPAPDGAALDPALWLWGEVRSGIATLSAPVVDAFVPQMLNYESVGGVNFKKGCYPGQEVVARSQFRGTLKRRAYVGHASAPVAVGAEIFHTSDPEQPCGTVVQAATSPTGGVDAIVSLQIAAAGDALRVGTPDGVPLTLGPLPYALLEDL, from the coding sequence GTGATCCGCGTGGAAGGCGAAGACGCCGCATCGTTCCTCCAGGGCCAGCTGACCCAGGATTTCGCGCTGCTCACCCCGCAGCAGGCGCGCCTGGCGGCCTACCTGACGGCCAAGGGCCGCATGCAGGCGAGCTTCATCGGCTTCAAGCGCAGCGGCACCGAGATCCTGCTCGTGTGCAGCCGCGACCTGCTGGCCGCCACGCTCAAGCGGCTGTCGATGTTCGTGCTGCGCGCCAAGGCGCGGCTGACCGACGCCACGGCCGATTTCGCGCTGCTGGGCATCGCGGGGGACGCTGTCGCCTCGGTCGCCGGCGGCACGCAGCCCGCCTGGGCCAAGGCCGACCTGGGTGCCGCCTGCATCGTGCACCTCTACCCGGCTGACGGCCAGCCCCGCGCGCTGTGGGTGGCCCCTGCGGGGACGCCCGCGCCCGACGGCGCCGCGCTCGACCCCGCGCTGTGGCTCTGGGGCGAGGTGCGCAGCGGCATCGCCACGCTCTCGGCCCCCGTGGTGGATGCCTTCGTGCCGCAGATGCTCAACTACGAATCCGTGGGCGGCGTGAATTTCAAGAAGGGCTGCTACCCGGGCCAGGAGGTCGTGGCGCGCAGCCAGTTCCGCGGCACGCTCAAGCGGCGCGCCTACGTGGGCCATGCCAGCGCACCCGTCGCCGTGGGCGCCGAGATCTTCCACACCAGCGACCCTGAACAGCCCTGCGGCACCGTGGTCCAGGCGGCCACGTCCCCCACGGGTGGCGTGGACGCCATCGTGAGCCTGCAGATCGCCGCCGCGGGCGATGCGCTGCGCGTGGGCACACCCGATGGCGTGCCGCTCACGCTGGGCCCACTGCCCTACGCGCTGCTCGAAGACCTTTGA
- a CDS encoding patatin-like phospholipase family protein: MKALRIHAGPVALRHLREQGLRPDDVGVVPGAAGGPKGLILGPLDRFLFGQWLPRSSQPIDLVGASIGAWRMATACLNDPVAAFERLEHDYIHQHYELPPGRKRPTAEQVSREFGQNLHAFYDGRIGEVLGHPRYRLHIVTSRGRHLLGREGAARTPLGYLGAFVANTLHRKALGAWLERVVFSGAGAPLPFGTGDFRTRQVPLTEANFRSALQASCSIPFVLQAIHDIPGAPRGAYWDGGITDYHLHLDYGTPKAAGLVLYPHFQKSVVPGWLDKGLKWRHRATHFLDRMVVLAPDPEWVRRLPNGKLPDRTDFTHYGMDWRARAKAWGGAASASQQLADEWQGWLDKPDPGLVTPL; encoded by the coding sequence ATGAAAGCACTGCGTATCCATGCGGGCCCCGTGGCCCTTCGGCACCTGCGCGAGCAGGGCCTGCGCCCGGACGATGTCGGCGTGGTGCCGGGTGCCGCGGGCGGCCCGAAGGGATTGATCCTGGGGCCGCTGGACCGCTTCCTGTTCGGGCAGTGGCTGCCGCGCTCGAGCCAGCCCATCGACCTCGTGGGCGCGTCCATCGGCGCGTGGCGCATGGCAACGGCCTGCCTGAACGACCCCGTGGCGGCGTTCGAGCGCCTGGAGCACGACTACATCCACCAGCACTACGAACTGCCGCCGGGCCGCAAGCGCCCCACGGCCGAGCAGGTGAGCCGCGAGTTCGGCCAGAACCTGCATGCGTTCTACGACGGGCGCATCGGCGAGGTGCTGGGGCATCCGCGCTACCGGCTGCACATCGTCACCTCGCGCGGGCGGCACCTGCTGGGCCGCGAGGGAGCTGCACGCACTCCCCTGGGCTATCTGGGGGCGTTCGTCGCCAACACCTTGCACCGCAAGGCCCTGGGGGCCTGGCTGGAGCGGGTGGTCTTCTCCGGCGCCGGCGCGCCGCTGCCCTTCGGCACGGGCGATTTCCGCACGCGCCAGGTGCCACTGACCGAGGCCAACTTCCGGTCCGCCTTGCAGGCGAGCTGCTCCATTCCGTTCGTGCTGCAGGCCATCCACGACATTCCGGGCGCACCGCGCGGGGCGTACTGGGACGGCGGCATCACGGACTACCACCTGCACCTGGACTACGGCACACCGAAGGCGGCGGGTCTGGTGCTGTATCCCCATTTCCAGAAGAGCGTGGTGCCGGGCTGGCTCGACAAGGGGCTGAAGTGGCGCCACCGCGCCACGCATTTCCTCGACCGCATGGTGGTGCTGGCGCCCGACCCCGAGTGGGTGCGGCGCCTGCCCAACGGCAAGCTGCCCGATCGCACCGACTTCACGCACTACGGCATGGACTGGCGTGCGCGGGCCAAGGCCTGGGGCGGCGCCGCGTCCGCGAGCCAGCAGCTCGCGGACGAATGGCAGGGCTGGCTGGACAAGCCCGATCCCGGGCTGGTCACTCCCTTATAG
- a CDS encoding multidrug effflux MFS transporter: MFLSRYLRMALVLGLLSAIGPFAIDMYLPALPDIGRSLGAEVGAVQWSLTAFFLSLGVGQLFYGPVSDMVGRKPPLYFGLGLFTVASVGCALATSIEMLVALRFLQGLGAAAGMAIPRAVVRDLHTGTEAARLMSLLMLVFSVSPLLAPLAGSGVIALTGWRGVFWSVAGAALAGLALVYGALHETRPAAERVESSLGGAVRAYGLLLRDGHYLGLVFIGGCALAGFFVYLASSPFVLINHYGLTPTQYSLAFSLNAAAFIGTSQFTGALGERFGLVRVVKVAASASGAVMLALLAYYLAGGDRLAVLIALYFVASALMGLVIPTTSVLALEQHGAIAGTASALLGTLQMLAGAAAMGLVGLFANGKPLPMVVGMAAGALVGVALTWLTLGGARGHRVQSA; the protein is encoded by the coding sequence ATGTTTCTGTCTCGCTATCTCCGCATGGCCCTGGTGCTGGGCCTGCTCTCGGCCATCGGCCCGTTCGCCATCGACATGTACCTGCCCGCGTTGCCCGACATCGGGCGCAGCCTGGGGGCCGAGGTGGGCGCGGTGCAGTGGAGCCTGACGGCCTTCTTCCTCTCGCTGGGCGTGGGCCAGCTGTTCTACGGCCCCGTGTCCGACATGGTGGGGCGCAAGCCGCCGCTGTACTTCGGACTGGGCCTCTTCACGGTGGCCAGCGTGGGCTGCGCGCTGGCCACCAGCATCGAGATGCTGGTCGCGCTGCGCTTTCTGCAGGGCCTGGGCGCGGCGGCGGGCATGGCGATTCCGCGTGCCGTGGTGCGCGACCTGCACACGGGCACCGAGGCCGCCCGGCTCATGTCGCTGCTCATGCTGGTGTTCAGCGTGTCGCCTCTGCTCGCGCCGCTGGCGGGCAGCGGCGTGATCGCGCTCACGGGCTGGCGCGGCGTGTTCTGGTCCGTGGCCGGCGCGGCCCTGGCCGGGCTGGCGCTGGTGTACGGGGCGCTGCATGAAACGCGCCCCGCCGCCGAACGGGTGGAAAGCAGCCTGGGCGGCGCGGTGCGCGCCTACGGCCTGCTGCTGCGCGACGGGCACTACCTCGGGCTGGTCTTCATTGGTGGCTGCGCCCTGGCGGGCTTCTTCGTGTACCTGGCCAGCTCGCCGTTCGTGCTCATCAACCACTACGGCCTCACGCCCACGCAGTACAGCCTGGCGTTCTCGCTCAACGCGGCGGCGTTCATCGGCACGTCGCAGTTCACGGGAGCCCTGGGCGAACGCTTCGGGCTGGTGCGCGTCGTGAAGGTGGCGGCCAGCGCCTCGGGCGCGGTGATGCTGGCGCTGCTGGCCTACTACCTCGCCGGCGGCGACCGGCTGGCCGTGCTGATCGCGCTGTACTTCGTGGCCAGCGCGCTCATGGGGCTGGTGATCCCGACCACCTCGGTGCTGGCGCTGGAGCAGCACGGAGCGATCGCGGGGACCGCCTCGGCGCTGCTCGGCACGCTGCAGATGCTGGCGGGCGCGGCGGCCATGGGCCTGGTGGGGCTCTTCGCCAATGGCAAGCCCCTGCCCATGGTGGTGGGCATGGCCGCGGGCGCGCTCGTGGGCGTGGCGCTGACGTGGCTCACGCTCGGTGGGGCGCGCGGCCACCGGGTGCAAAGCGCCTGA
- a CDS encoding alpha/beta hydrolase: MRSVIERMERAGRPPLHTLAPAQARAAYEAGAGVLEIPKAAMARVEDLTVPARDGQALPARLYAPTDGTGLPLLLYLHGGGFTIGSVATHDVLCRELARLAGCMVVSLDYRLAPEHKFPTAHDDAWDALQWLAQNAARLGADPARLAVGGDSAGGTLAAASAILARDAGLPLSLQLLFYPGCAAHQDTPSHATYAHGLVLEGPAISWFFANYVTTRAEREDWRFAPLHASDVDGVASAWVGLAECDPLVDEGVMYADMLRAAGVAVDLEIYRGVTHEFIKMGRAIPEARQAHADAARALRLAFGMEN; the protein is encoded by the coding sequence ATGCGCAGCGTGATCGAGCGCATGGAGCGCGCGGGGCGCCCGCCGCTGCACACGCTGGCGCCCGCGCAGGCGCGCGCCGCCTATGAAGCTGGCGCGGGCGTGCTCGAGATTCCCAAGGCAGCCATGGCGCGCGTGGAGGACCTTACGGTCCCCGCACGCGACGGCCAGGCGCTGCCGGCACGCCTGTATGCGCCCACGGACGGCACCGGCCTGCCGCTGCTGCTGTATCTGCATGGCGGCGGCTTCACGATCGGCAGCGTGGCCACGCACGATGTGCTGTGCCGCGAGCTTGCCCGCCTGGCGGGCTGCATGGTGGTGTCGCTGGACTACCGGCTCGCGCCCGAGCACAAGTTTCCCACCGCGCATGACGATGCCTGGGACGCGCTGCAATGGCTTGCGCAGAACGCCGCGCGCCTGGGCGCCGACCCGGCGCGCCTGGCCGTGGGCGGCGACAGCGCGGGCGGCACGCTCGCGGCCGCGAGCGCCATCCTGGCGCGCGACGCGGGCCTGCCGCTGTCGCTGCAACTGCTGTTCTACCCGGGCTGCGCCGCGCACCAGGACACGCCCTCGCACGCGACCTATGCGCATGGCCTGGTGCTCGAGGGGCCCGCGATCAGCTGGTTCTTCGCCAACTACGTGACCACGCGCGCTGAGCGCGAGGACTGGCGGTTCGCGCCGCTGCACGCGAGCGACGTGGACGGCGTGGCGTCCGCCTGGGTGGGTCTGGCCGAGTGCGATCCGCTGGTGGACGAGGGCGTGATGTACGCCGACATGCTGCGCGCCGCCGGAGTGGCCGTGGATCTGGAGATCTACCGCGGCGTGACGCACGAATTCATCAAGATGGGCCGCGCGATCCCCGAGGCGCGCCAGGCCCATGCCGACGCGGCGCGCGCGCTGCGCCTCGCCTTTGGAATGGAGAACTGA
- a CDS encoding HDOD domain-containing protein → MELNALLAAAVALPCLPRTVALLMNELAPEEPNLWRVNQLFGTDPALAARLLELANSATFQLPRQIVGIPEALALLGVKQLRGLVAAAPLGAASRSVPGVNLQQFWRYSLNTAKLARSLAGIVHHNQIAAYTAGLLHGLGELVMHLASAEKAQSLNTLVAPLDPRRAKIEQRILGFCYSQVSAGLARRWQLPGAVVDAMQYQSAPFDNDVYEPLAGVLHLAAWRARAREAELGEKELAVSFPGEVGLALGLDIDMVLQQDPIDWTVRPEAGDYV, encoded by the coding sequence ATGGAGTTGAACGCACTGCTGGCGGCCGCGGTCGCACTGCCCTGCTTGCCGCGCACCGTGGCGCTGCTGATGAACGAGCTGGCGCCCGAGGAGCCCAATCTGTGGCGCGTGAACCAGCTCTTCGGCACCGACCCCGCCCTGGCGGCGCGCCTGCTGGAGCTGGCGAATTCGGCCACCTTCCAGCTGCCGCGCCAGATCGTGGGCATCCCCGAGGCCCTGGCCCTGCTGGGGGTCAAGCAGTTGCGCGGCCTGGTGGCTGCGGCCCCGCTGGGCGCAGCGTCGCGCTCCGTGCCCGGTGTGAACCTGCAGCAGTTCTGGCGCTACAGCCTCAACACCGCCAAGCTCGCGCGCTCGCTGGCGGGCATCGTGCACCACAACCAGATCGCGGCCTACACGGCCGGCCTGCTGCACGGCCTGGGCGAGCTGGTGATGCACCTGGCCAGCGCCGAGAAGGCGCAGTCCCTCAACACGCTCGTGGCGCCGCTGGACCCCCGCCGGGCCAAGATCGAGCAGCGCATCCTGGGCTTTTGCTATTCGCAGGTCAGCGCGGGCCTGGCGCGCCGCTGGCAGTTGCCGGGCGCCGTGGTCGATGCCATGCAGTACCAGAGCGCACCGTTCGACAACGATGTGTACGAACCCCTGGCCGGCGTGCTGCACCTGGCCGCCTGGCGCGCCCGGGCGCGCGAGGCGGAGCTGGGCGAGAAGGAGCTGGCCGTGTCGTTTCCCGGCGAGGTGGGGCTGGCGCTGGGGCTCGACATCGACATGGTGTTGCAGCAGGACCCGATCGACTGGACCGTGCGCCCCGAGGCCGGCGACTACGTGTAA
- a CDS encoding LuxR C-terminal-related transcriptional regulator — protein sequence MHHGPTSIWPDFMAGQSEEPVRVLLVDDDEHIRRVIAQELMADPRTLLVAQAASLREGRRAMRLHAFDVLLVDLYLGDGEGFELLQCLKTIHPHAEAVVISLMDDDEQVVRAFELGATGYLVKNSLFGNYAQAVLQVVNGGASITPHLARRLLQRFGAAPAARQDVRDGAGESEPLSLREKEVLGMVASGYTSAEIAARLLISAATVDTHIRNIYRKLQVRTRAQAVRFASLRGLF from the coding sequence ATGCACCACGGCCCGACCTCCATTTGGCCCGACTTCATGGCGGGCCAGTCGGAAGAGCCCGTGCGGGTCCTGCTGGTGGACGACGACGAGCACATCCGCCGCGTGATCGCCCAGGAGCTCATGGCCGACCCCCGCACCCTGCTGGTCGCCCAGGCCGCCAGCCTGCGCGAAGGCCGCCGCGCCATGCGGCTGCACGCCTTCGACGTGCTGCTGGTGGACCTGTACCTGGGCGATGGCGAGGGGTTCGAGCTGCTCCAGTGCCTGAAGACCATCCACCCCCATGCCGAGGCCGTGGTGATCTCCCTCATGGACGACGACGAGCAGGTAGTGCGCGCCTTCGAGCTGGGGGCCACGGGCTACCTGGTCAAGAACTCGCTGTTCGGCAACTACGCGCAGGCCGTGCTGCAGGTGGTCAACGGCGGTGCGTCCATCACCCCGCACCTTGCGCGCCGGCTGCTGCAGCGCTTTGGCGCGGCGCCGGCGGCCCGCCAGGACGTGCGCGACGGCGCGGGCGAATCGGAGCCGCTGTCCCTGCGCGAGAAGGAAGTGCTGGGCATGGTGGCCAGCGGGTACACGAGCGCGGAAATCGCGGCGCGGCTGCTCATCAGCGCCGCCACCGTGGACACGCACATCCGCAACATCTATCGCAAGCTGCAGGTGCGCACGCGGGCCCAGGCGGTGCGGTTCGCGTCGCTGCGCGGCCTGTTCTAG
- a CDS encoding glutathione S-transferase: MQLIGMLDSPYVRRVAIALQLLGLRFEHNPLSVFRTFDQFSAINPVVKAPTLVCDDGTVLMDSTLILEYAQALAGPRRRLLPDAVPELQHALRLEGLALAACEKSVQIVYEQQLRPTEKQHAPWIDRVTAQTLAAYGALEQEVARRAPSTAQNAIDRAGVAAAVAWHFTQALLPGLVDPQRHPALAALSARAEALPEFQAAPHGDGTCRAPA; this comes from the coding sequence ATGCAACTCATCGGCATGCTCGACTCTCCCTATGTGCGCCGCGTAGCCATCGCGCTGCAGCTGCTGGGGCTCAGGTTCGAGCACAACCCCCTGTCGGTCTTCCGCACCTTCGACCAGTTCAGCGCCATCAACCCCGTGGTGAAAGCCCCCACGCTCGTGTGCGACGACGGCACCGTGCTCATGGACTCCACGCTGATCCTCGAATATGCCCAGGCGCTCGCGGGCCCGCGGCGGCGCCTGCTGCCCGATGCCGTGCCCGAGCTGCAGCATGCGCTGCGCCTGGAAGGCCTCGCGCTCGCAGCCTGCGAGAAGAGCGTGCAGATCGTCTACGAGCAGCAGCTGCGCCCCACCGAGAAGCAGCATGCGCCCTGGATCGACCGCGTGACGGCGCAGACGCTGGCCGCCTACGGCGCGCTGGAACAGGAGGTGGCCCGCCGCGCGCCGTCTACCGCGCAGAACGCCATCGACCGCGCAGGCGTGGCGGCGGCCGTGGCCTGGCACTTCACGCAGGCGCTGCTGCCTGGGCTGGTCGATCCGCAGCGGCACCCGGCCCTCGCGGCGCTGTCGGCACGCGCCGAGGCGCTGCCCGAGTTCCAGGCCGCGCCGCACGGCGACGGCACCTGCCGCGCTCCGGCCTGA
- a CDS encoding methylated-DNA--[protein]-cysteine S-methyltransferase yields MADCGHTLFATVLGPCGIAWGPRGVLAVQLPEADEARTRERMLRGCGVPQEACPAMAPPPSVRHAIEGIQALLAGEPRDLREVVLDMERLSEFHRRVYAHVRAIPPGSTRTYGEVAEALGDKSLARAVGQAMGHNPFAPVVPCHRVLAAGQRSGGFSAQGGARTKLRMLEIEGARLGAGGERGLFDAD; encoded by the coding sequence CGTGCTGGGCCCCTGCGGCATCGCCTGGGGCCCCCGGGGCGTGCTGGCCGTGCAGCTGCCCGAGGCCGACGAGGCGCGCACGCGCGAGCGCATGCTGCGCGGCTGCGGCGTGCCGCAGGAGGCCTGTCCGGCCATGGCGCCGCCGCCGTCCGTGCGCCACGCGATCGAAGGTATCCAGGCCCTGCTGGCTGGCGAGCCGCGCGACCTGCGCGAAGTGGTGCTGGACATGGAGCGCCTGAGCGAATTCCACCGCCGCGTCTATGCCCATGTGCGGGCCATACCGCCCGGCAGCACGCGCACCTACGGCGAGGTGGCCGAGGCGCTGGGCGACAAGTCGCTGGCCCGCGCCGTGGGCCAGGCCATGGGGCACAACCCGTTCGCGCCCGTCGTGCCCTGCCACCGCGTGCTGGCGGCGGGGCAGCGTTCCGGGGGCTTCTCGGCCCAGGGCGGGGCGCGCACCAAGCTGCGCATGCTGGAGATCGAGGGGGCGCGGCTCGGGGCCGGGGGCGAGCGCGGCCTGTTCGATGCCGACTGA
- a CDS encoding sensor histidine kinase produces MSRPLLFVLACLAVWAVHLGLHLANAYALWPLDGVGHRYGALVELLLILVLGALLAMLLPRALRWRTRRSARPSAELQQERQRIARDLHDHVGSQLVNAMALLDAQVPPQRDALRLLEQCLLDLRLVVDSMEGCDDTLTGRLARLRHRMLPVLQRRGVAMDWSVDCLEGMPAPQGEAAQHLSAIVQEALSNVLQHAQARKVAVRLACEGPHWCLEVRDDGVGGAPEEGAPAAGHGIPGMRRRAQLAGGRLSVLRPPEGGTCVRVLVPHAGAMARHGPVLPRGASAE; encoded by the coding sequence GTGTCGCGCCCACTCCTGTTCGTGCTGGCCTGCCTCGCGGTGTGGGCCGTCCATCTGGGGCTGCACCTGGCCAATGCCTATGCGCTGTGGCCCCTGGACGGGGTGGGGCATCGGTACGGCGCCCTTGTCGAGCTGCTCCTGATCCTTGTGCTGGGCGCCTTGCTTGCCATGCTGCTGCCGCGCGCGCTGCGCTGGCGCACCCGGCGCAGCGCCAGGCCCTCGGCCGAACTGCAGCAGGAGCGCCAGCGCATCGCGCGCGACCTGCATGACCATGTGGGCTCGCAACTGGTGAACGCCATGGCGCTGCTCGACGCCCAGGTTCCTCCGCAGCGCGATGCGCTCCGGTTGCTGGAGCAGTGCCTGCTGGACCTGCGCCTCGTGGTGGACTCCATGGAAGGCTGCGATGACACGCTGACGGGCCGGCTTGCGCGCTTGCGCCACCGCATGCTGCCCGTGCTGCAGCGCCGTGGCGTGGCCATGGACTGGAGCGTGGACTGCCTCGAGGGCATGCCTGCACCGCAGGGCGAGGCGGCCCAGCACCTGAGCGCCATCGTGCAGGAGGCCCTGAGCAATGTGCTGCAGCATGCCCAGGCCCGCAAGGTGGCAGTGCGCCTGGCATGCGAGGGCCCGCACTGGTGCCTGGAGGTCCGGGACGACGGCGTGGGCGGCGCACCGGAGGAGGGAGCCCCCGCGGCGGGCCACGGCATACCGGGCATGCGGCGCCGCGCGCAGCTGGCGGGCGGGCGGCTGAGCGTGCTGCGACCGCCAGAGGGCGGGACCTGCGTTCGCGTGCTGGTGCCCCATGCGGGCGCCATGGCACGACACGGCCCGGTCCTGCCGCGAGGGGCGTCCGCCGAGTAG
- a CDS encoding YbgC/FadM family acyl-CoA thioesterase — translation MRRSDFRCVHRLRVRWAEVDMQKIVFNGHYLMYIDTAMTDYWRALAMPYEACMRVLGGEMYVKKATLEYHASARMDDWLDVGIRCARVGNSSSLFVAGIFAGERLLVSGELVYVFADPETQTSRPVPPALRAIFEHYEAGGGVTELRTGDWNTLGRDAARVRTDVFVREQGIPAELEADANDVSAVHAVAYNRLGMAVGAGRLLRKAPGVGWIGRMAVDHGLRGGGIGRELLDGLVAAARARGDREVVLHAQASAQRFYERAGFSVQGAPYEEAGLLHVDMARTL, via the coding sequence ATGCGCCGATCCGATTTCCGTTGCGTGCACCGCCTGCGCGTGCGCTGGGCCGAGGTGGACATGCAGAAGATCGTTTTCAACGGCCACTACCTCATGTACATCGACACCGCGATGACGGACTACTGGCGCGCGCTGGCCATGCCCTACGAGGCCTGCATGCGCGTGCTGGGCGGAGAGATGTACGTGAAGAAGGCCACGCTCGAATACCACGCATCGGCCCGCATGGACGACTGGCTGGACGTGGGCATCCGCTGCGCGCGCGTGGGCAATTCCTCCTCGCTGTTCGTGGCGGGCATCTTCGCGGGCGAGCGGCTGCTGGTGTCGGGTGAGCTGGTCTATGTGTTCGCGGACCCCGAGACCCAGACCTCGCGCCCCGTGCCGCCCGCGCTGCGTGCGATCTTCGAGCACTACGAGGCTGGCGGTGGCGTGACCGAGCTGCGCACGGGCGACTGGAACACCCTGGGCCGCGATGCCGCACGCGTGCGCACCGACGTGTTCGTGCGCGAGCAGGGCATCCCGGCCGAGCTGGAGGCCGATGCGAACGATGTCTCCGCCGTGCATGCGGTGGCCTACAACCGGCTGGGCATGGCCGTGGGGGCGGGCCGGCTGCTGCGCAAGGCGCCTGGTGTGGGCTGGATCGGCCGCATGGCCGTCGACCACGGGCTGCGCGGTGGCGGCATCGGGCGCGAGCTGCTGGACGGTCTGGTGGCGGCGGCCCGCGCGCGCGGCGACCGCGAGGTGGTGCTGCATGCACAGGCCAGCGCCCAGCGCTTCTACGAGCGCGCGGGTTTCAGCGTGCAGGGGGCCCCCTACGAGGAGGCGGGCCTGCTCCATGTGGACATGGCCCGCACTTTGTAG
- a CDS encoding 2-keto-4-pentenoate hydratase, whose protein sequence is MDTKQTLATLALAIACATAAQAACLTDAQVADMAAHYLARTPAANPEGLSDADGACTRAKFNAQIAPRLGKVVGYKAGLTNPAVQKRFNTDKPVWGKLYEGMVQASGSTIDAAFGSRPLYEADMLVRVRSAAINHARTPIEVLEAVDQVIPFIELPDLLVEAPPKLNGAGVSAINVGARLGVAGTPLGVPAMRAERYALLDALQGMTVTLTDGQGAQLGKGKGSDILEHPLNAVVWLAQALQQEGITLQPGDLISLGSFSPLLPPKPGLSVTATYDGLPGAQPVRVSFK, encoded by the coding sequence ATGGATACGAAGCAAACCCTCGCTACCCTGGCGCTGGCTATCGCCTGCGCGACAGCGGCCCAGGCCGCGTGCCTGACCGATGCGCAGGTCGCCGACATGGCGGCGCACTACCTGGCCAGGACGCCGGCGGCCAATCCCGAGGGGCTGAGCGATGCGGATGGCGCCTGCACGCGCGCCAAGTTCAACGCGCAGATCGCGCCCCGCCTGGGCAAGGTGGTGGGCTACAAGGCCGGCCTCACGAACCCCGCCGTGCAAAAGCGCTTCAACACCGACAAGCCCGTGTGGGGCAAGCTCTACGAGGGCATGGTGCAGGCGAGCGGCAGCACCATCGACGCGGCCTTCGGCTCGCGCCCGCTGTACGAGGCCGACATGCTGGTGCGCGTCAGGAGCGCGGCCATCAACCATGCGCGCACGCCCATCGAGGTGCTGGAAGCCGTGGACCAGGTGATTCCGTTCATCGAACTGCCCGACCTGCTCGTGGAGGCGCCGCCCAAGCTCAACGGCGCGGGCGTGAGCGCCATCAACGTGGGCGCGCGCCTGGGTGTGGCGGGCACGCCGCTCGGCGTTCCCGCGATGCGGGCCGAGCGCTACGCCTTGCTCGACGCGCTGCAGGGCATGACCGTCACGCTCACGGACGGGCAGGGGGCGCAGCTTGGCAAGGGCAAGGGCAGCGATATCCTGGAGCACCCGCTCAACGCCGTGGTCTGGCTGGCACAGGCCCTGCAGCAGGAAGGCATCACGCTGCAGCCGGGCGACCTGATCAGCCTGGGCTCGTTCTCGCCCCTGCTGCCGCCCAAGCCGGGCCTGTCGGTCACGGCCACCTACGATGGCCTGCCGGGTGCGCAGCCCGTGCGTGTGAGCTTCAAGTAG
- a CDS encoding DUF1566 domain-containing protein produces the protein MPLPCRPTRRSWTALALLAAATTAAAQGPSPTQPHLVPSDDGAYVIDTLAKIAWPRCVEGMHWTGKTCTGTAQLFTHAQAQALATARWKAEGVAWRLPRVNELRRLVDKSTQPPALNPRLFPRAPAEWHWTATANVNTSTVNPYAYGNVARGGAGESRLSVQQGWAVDMGSGEARSDMGRGSPLPVRLVRPAP, from the coding sequence ATGCCCCTTCCGTGCCGCCCCACCCGCCGTTCCTGGACCGCCCTCGCCCTGCTGGCCGCCGCCACCACCGCCGCCGCGCAGGGCCCGTCGCCCACCCAGCCCCACCTGGTCCCCTCGGACGACGGGGCCTACGTGATCGACACCCTGGCCAAGATCGCCTGGCCGCGCTGCGTGGAAGGCATGCACTGGACCGGCAAGACCTGCACAGGCACGGCCCAGCTCTTCACGCACGCCCAGGCGCAGGCCCTGGCCACGGCGCGCTGGAAGGCCGAGGGCGTGGCCTGGCGCCTGCCGCGCGTGAACGAGCTGCGGCGGCTCGTGGACAAGAGCACCCAGCCCCCGGCGCTGAACCCGCGCCTGTTCCCGCGCGCACCGGCGGAATGGCACTGGACCGCCACCGCCAACGTGAACACCTCCACCGTCAACCCCTATGCCTACGGCAACGTGGCGCGCGGCGGCGCGGGCGAAAGCCGCCTGTCGGTACAGCAGGGCTGGGCCGTGGACATGGGCAGCGGCGAGGCACGCTCGGACATGGGCCGGGGCTCCCCGCTGCCGGTGCGGCTGGTGCGGCCGGCGCCTTGA